A region of Candidatus Desulfarcum epimagneticum DNA encodes the following proteins:
- a CDS encoding Thioesterase: protein METELKKAIERAVKNEPLAKAMGMELVELGPGRSAVAMTYDPVKMDNIYGRAHGGAVFALIDEAFETASQTDGTVAVALNVNVTYVAAPGAGDRLRAEARMASRTRKTSLFDITVTDGDGALIARCAALAYRTGKSALVSLKKNEKE from the coding sequence TTGGAGACGGAACTCAAAAAAGCCATTGAGCGGGCGGTCAAAAACGAGCCACTGGCAAAGGCCATGGGAATGGAGCTGGTTGAGCTTGGGCCGGGCCGTTCCGCCGTTGCAATGACCTATGACCCCGTGAAAATGGACAACATTTACGGCCGCGCCCACGGCGGGGCCGTTTTCGCCCTGATCGACGAGGCGTTTGAGACGGCGAGCCAGACCGACGGGACGGTGGCCGTGGCCTTGAACGTCAACGTGACCTATGTGGCCGCCCCCGGGGCCGGGGACCGGCTGAGGGCCGAGGCGAGGATGGCGAGCCGGACCCGGAAAACGTCCCTGTTCGACATCACGGTGACGGACGGCGACGGCGCCCTTATCGCCCGATGCGCCGCGCTGGCCTATCGGACCGGCAAATCAGCGCTTGTGTCTTTAAAGAAAAACGAAAAAGAATAA
- a CDS encoding hypothetical protein (Evidence 5 : Unknown function), whose product MRHVACKKTAMRYYKVVDSMGGSAFEKGQMKEEEKAFKRILPKNN is encoded by the coding sequence ATGCGACATGTAGCCTGCAAAAAAACGGCAATGCGTTATTATAAAGTGGTTGATTCCATGGGGGGAAGTGCATTCGAAAAGGGGCAAATGAAAGAAGAGGAAAAAGCGTTTAAAAGAATTCTGCCAAAAAACAATTAA
- a CDS encoding hypothetical protein (Evidence 5 : Unknown function) — MTSKSGVGTYVYGENSAGPHAVTSVTVSDETSRTFSYDDNGNMIRKTTTSGQSTETMSIDWTSFDKPSRFTKGGLENAFFYGPDRAR, encoded by the coding sequence ATGACCTCGAAATCCGGAGTGGGGACATATGTGTACGGGGAAAACAGCGCCGGACCCCATGCCGTGACTTCGGTCACGGTTTCGGATGAAACTTCCCGGACATTTTCCTATGACGACAACGGCAACATGATCCGAAAAACAACGACTTCCGGACAAAGCACAGAAACCATGTCCATTGACTGGACGTCCTTTGACAAGCCGTCCCGGTTCACAAAAGGGGGGCTTGAGAACGCCTTTTTCTACGGGCCGGACCGGGCAAGATGA
- the tadA gene encoding tRNA-specific adenosine deaminase (Evidence 2a : Function from experimental evidences in other organisms; PubMedId : 12110595; Product type e : enzyme) gives MRRGGFFMMSPNDEMWMRRALKEARKARDMDEVPVGAVLLSGDGELLAVGHNAPIARCDPTAHAEMIALRRACRKIGNYRLLNAVLYVTLEPCVMCMGALIHARVARVVFGAPDPKWGAAGSLYDFAHDRRLNHAVEVEPGALQRDCAELIRGFFLEKRAKRSHECRTLS, from the coding sequence ATGCGTCGCGGCGGTTTTTTTATGATGTCGCCAAATGATGAAATGTGGATGCGCCGGGCGCTTAAAGAGGCCCGAAAGGCCCGGGACATGGATGAGGTCCCTGTGGGCGCCGTCCTTTTGTCCGGGGACGGGGAGCTTCTGGCTGTGGGCCACAACGCGCCCATCGCCCGTTGCGATCCCACGGCCCACGCCGAGATGATCGCGCTGCGCCGGGCCTGCCGGAAGATTGGAAATTACCGGTTGTTAAACGCTGTTTTGTATGTTACTTTGGAGCCTTGTGTGATGTGCATGGGCGCTTTGATTCACGCCCGGGTGGCCCGGGTGGTGTTCGGGGCCCCGGACCCCAAATGGGGGGCCGCCGGGTCTTTGTATGATTTCGCCCATGACCGCCGTTTGAACCATGCCGTTGAAGTGGAGCCCGGGGCGCTTCAAAGGGACTGCGCGGAGCTGATTCGCGGTTTTTTTCTCGAAAAAAGAGCCAAAAGGAGCCATGAATGTCGAACATTGTCATAA
- a CDS encoding conserved hypothetical protein (Evidence 4 : Unknown function but conserved in other organisms): MSTDFGLSEFNVMDEAERLRRYRRYVYEAGALSRPDKSFSGAIKDGVLEKERQAGFNLSRVQRFAYRTRYFSDSGIIGSKAFVMKNYQRFKGHFQCKHEKKPKSIKGLNGIYSLKRLANA; encoded by the coding sequence TTGTCCACGGATTTTGGCCTTTCGGAATTCAATGTCATGGATGAAGCCGAAAGGTTAAGGCGATACCGGCGATATGTGTATGAGGCCGGGGCGTTGAGCCGGCCTGACAAGAGTTTTTCAGGAGCCATTAAAGACGGCGTCCTGGAAAAGGAAAGGCAGGCCGGGTTCAATTTGAGTCGCGTTCAGCGATTTGCATACCGAACCCGGTATTTCAGCGATTCGGGCATCATCGGGTCCAAGGCGTTTGTCATGAAAAACTACCAGCGGTTTAAGGGCCATTTCCAGTGCAAACATGAAAAAAAGCCCAAATCCATCAAGGGTCTTAATGGGATATACTCGTTGAAACGGTTGGCGAACGCCTGA
- a CDS encoding Ferridoxin, whose product MSVFIVDPDKCDRDGLCVLECPAQIIEMDKNDPVPRPSEMAGDLCMDCGHCVAVCPKGAFFHRSMSPDECPPLQKELLLGPEQAAHFLRSRRSIRVWKDKKVEKDLIEKLIKTARFAPSGHNLQPVMWHVIHDRKDVEKMAGHVADWMRYMMTEHKDVAEMMHMDLVVEKWEKGSDGICRGAPHVIVAHGPAQDPTAQTAATIALTYLDLAAHALGLGSCWAGFFNAAAAFFPPMQKALGLPEGNACLGAMMLGYPRLKYHRLPNRKEPVITWA is encoded by the coding sequence ATGAGCGTTTTTATCGTTGACCCGGACAAATGCGACCGCGACGGTCTGTGCGTTTTGGAATGCCCGGCCCAGATCATCGAGATGGATAAAAACGACCCCGTCCCCCGGCCCTCGGAAATGGCCGGGGACCTGTGCATGGATTGCGGCCATTGCGTGGCCGTGTGCCCGAAGGGGGCGTTTTTCCACCGGTCCATGTCCCCGGATGAATGCCCCCCGCTTCAAAAAGAGCTGCTTTTGGGCCCTGAACAGGCGGCGCATTTCCTGCGATCCCGCCGGTCCATACGGGTGTGGAAAGACAAAAAGGTGGAAAAGGACCTGATTGAAAAACTGATCAAAACCGCCCGTTTCGCGCCCTCGGGCCACAACCTTCAGCCGGTCATGTGGCATGTGATTCACGACCGAAAGGATGTGGAGAAGATGGCCGGCCATGTGGCCGACTGGATGCGGTATATGATGACCGAGCATAAGGATGTGGCGGAGATGATGCATATGGACCTGGTCGTGGAGAAATGGGAAAAGGGAAGCGACGGGATATGCCGGGGCGCGCCCCATGTCATCGTGGCGCATGGCCCCGCGCAGGACCCCACGGCCCAGACCGCGGCCACCATCGCGCTGACCTATCTGGATCTGGCGGCCCACGCCCTGGGTCTGGGATCATGCTGGGCCGGTTTTTTTAACGCGGCGGCCGCCTTCTTTCCTCCCATGCAGAAGGCCCTGGGTCTTCCGGAGGGAAACGCCTGCCTCGGGGCCATGATGCTGGGATATCCCAGGCTCAAATACCACCGGCTGCCCAATAGAAAGGAGCCGGTCATCACCTGGGCATAG
- a CDS encoding hypothetical protein (Evidence 5 : Unknown function) — protein sequence MTRDGVAESVTVYIGKDYEKVTENGQDVHKYFVYAEGQLAAVHKKIGNAPDETRYMRRDSLGSIDTVTNGLGDVEEKMAYAPFGSPRSLDGQSVDFSLSFTNRGFTGHEHIDDMGIIHMNGRVYDPEIGRFLSPDTFIQDPCNSQSFNRYTYCLNNPLQYTDPSGQSFSVIVAYVASISFAAVAKAVVVGALIGAAVGGSMAAINGGDVLEGMKGGAISGAISGAIFGGIHFIPGMGEVGTAFSSFGQAMVHAAGGALSGAISASINGSDLGMAMAAGAIGAGVAKYVGGKFLHKVGFPKELAGRTLVGGATGGIGAEIYGSDFGEGFTNEAASAAIGFLCNDRLTAGMDALEKANREWTYNNETGHVYGPDGNRVTSEGYGRKGYSGMGVGRNNPRMTGVKDTGPIPKGMYRIGKPYEHDVVKQK from the coding sequence GTGACCCGGGACGGGGTTGCCGAAAGCGTGACCGTGTATATCGGCAAGGATTATGAGAAAGTGACCGAAAACGGCCAGGATGTCCACAAATATTTTGTTTACGCCGAGGGACAATTGGCGGCCGTCCACAAAAAAATCGGAAACGCGCCGGACGAGACGAGGTATATGCGCCGGGATTCCCTGGGAAGCATCGACACGGTGACAAACGGCCTTGGGGACGTGGAGGAAAAAATGGCCTACGCGCCATTCGGGAGCCCCCGGTCTTTGGACGGGCAGTCTGTGGATTTTTCCCTGTCTTTCACAAACCGGGGATTCACCGGCCATGAGCATATCGATGATATGGGGATCATCCACATGAACGGCCGGGTCTATGATCCTGAGATCGGCCGGTTTTTGTCTCCCGATACTTTCATCCAGGACCCCTGCAACAGTCAGAGCTTTAACCGCTACACTTACTGTTTGAACAATCCCTTGCAGTATACTGATCCGAGCGGACAGTCTTTCAGTGTCATTGTCGCGTATGTGGCGTCCATTTCCTTTGCCGCCGTCGCAAAAGCCGTGGTGGTCGGCGCGCTGATAGGAGCCGCTGTGGGAGGGAGTATGGCGGCTATAAACGGCGGGGATGTGTTGGAGGGAATGAAAGGAGGGGCGATATCCGGAGCTATTTCCGGGGCTATTTTTGGGGGCATACATTTTATTCCCGGGATGGGGGAGGTGGGAACCGCCTTCTCCTCGTTCGGCCAGGCGATGGTTCATGCCGCCGGAGGGGCTTTGTCCGGGGCGATAAGCGCGAGTATCAACGGTTCTGATCTCGGTATGGCAATGGCAGCCGGGGCCATAGGGGCCGGGGTCGCCAAATATGTGGGCGGAAAATTTCTTCACAAAGTAGGTTTTCCCAAAGAATTGGCTGGACGGACCCTTGTGGGCGGCGCTACAGGTGGAATCGGCGCTGAAATCTATGGCAGCGATTTTGGGGAAGGTTTTACGAATGAAGCGGCTTCTGCGGCCATTGGGTTTTTGTGTAATGATCGCCTTACAGCGGGAATGGACGCGCTGGAAAAGGCCAATCGGGAATGGACATATAACAATGAGACCGGCCATGTGTATGGCCCTGATGGCAATCGGGTCACCAGTGAAGGTTATGGAAGAAAAGGCTACTCAGGAATGGGAGTGGGACGAAATAACCCAAGGATGACGGGTGTTAAAGACACTGGCCCCATACCCAAAGGAATGTACAGGATAGGGAAACCATATGAGCATGACGTGGTTAAACAAAAATAG
- a CDS encoding hypothetical protein (Evidence 5 : Unknown function), which produces MGTYVYGENSAGPHAVTSAGSHTFQYDDNGNMIRKTTTSGQTTETMSIDWTSFDKPSLFTKGDIKNAFFYGPDRARYKKTVTRDGVAESVTVYIGKDYEKVTENGQDVHKYFVYAEGQLAAVHKKIGNAPGETRYMHRDSLGSIDTVTNGLGDVEEKMAYAPFGSPRSLDGQSVDFSLSFTNRGFTGHEHIDDMGIIHMNGRVYDPEIGRFMSPDTFIQDPYSSQSFNRYTYCLNNPLQYTDPSGHFFGCIVAAIVAIATNPVVVGIAAGALAGAAIGAAVGGAMAAINGGDVLEAMKGGAISGAIFGGIHFIPGMGEVGTAFSSFGQAMVHGAGGALSGAITASINGSDLDMAMVTVAIGAGVAKYVGGKFFHGKSFPKELAGRTLVGGATGGIGAEIYGGDFGNGFTNGMANAAVTAAIGFLCNDMYDELYDWGDEGIYEEVGTCGSGWNEPFVADNPSGFAFAEVMILVMAHWDG; this is translated from the coding sequence ATGGGGACATATGTGTACGGGGAAAACAGCGCCGGACCCCATGCCGTGACTTCAGCCGGAAGCCATACATTTCAATATGACGACAACGGCAACATGATCCGAAAAACAACGACTTCCGGACAAACCACAGAAACCATGTCCATTGACTGGACGTCCTTTGACAAGCCGTCTCTGTTTACAAAAGGGGATATTAAAAACGCCTTTTTCTACGGGCCGGACCGGGCAAGATACAAAAAGACCGTGACCCGGGACGGGGTCGCCGAAAGCGTGACCGTGTATATCGGCAAGGATTATGAGAAAGTGACCGAAAACGGCCAGGATGTTCACAAATACTTTGTTTACGCCGAAGGGCAGCTGGCGGCCGTGCACAAGAAAATCGGAAACGCGCCGGGCGAGACGAGGTATATGCACCGGGATTCCCTGGGAAGCATCGACACGGTGACAAACGGCCTTGGGGACGTGGAGGAAAAAATGGCCTACGCGCCATTCGGAAGCCCCCGGTCTTTGGACGGGCAGTCTGTGGATTTTTCGCTGTCTTTCACAAACCGGGGATTCACCGGTCATGAGCATATCGATGACATGGGGATCATCCACATGAACGGCAGGGTCTATGATCCTGAGATCGGCCGGTTCATGTCGCCGGACACTTTCATCCAGGATCCTTACAGCAGCCAGAGTTTTAACCGCTACACTTACTGTTTGAACAATCCTTTGCAGTATACTGATCCGAGTGGGCATTTTTTTGGATGCATCGTCGCGGCTATTGTGGCCATCGCCACCAATCCCGTCGTGGTGGGCATCGCAGCCGGGGCCTTAGCGGGAGCCGCCATCGGCGCCGCCGTCGGGGGGGCTATGGCGGCCATCAACGGCGGGGATGTGTTGGAGGCAATGAAAGGAGGGGCGATATCCGGGGCTATCTTTGGGGGTATACATTTTATTCCCGGGATGGGGGAGGTGGGAACCGCCTTCTCCTCGTTCGGCCAGGCGATGGTTCATGGCGCCGGAGGGGCGCTGTCCGGGGCGATAACCGCGAGCATCAATGGCTCTGATCTCGACATGGCAATGGTGACGGTCGCCATAGGGGCCGGGGTCGCCAAATATGTGGGCGGGAAATTTTTTCACGGAAAAAGTTTCCCCAAAGAATTGGCTGGACGAACCCTTGTGGGCGGCGCTACAGGTGGAATCGGCGCTGAAATCTATGGCGGCGATTTCGGGAATGGATTTACGAATGGCATGGCCAATGCCGCGGTTACTGCGGCCATTGGGTTTTTGTGTAATGATATGTATGATGAATTGTATGATTGGGGCGATGAGGGAATATATGAGGAAGTAGGAACCTGCGGTAGTGGGTGGAATGAACCATTTGTCGCAGACAATCCAAGTGGTTTCGCTTTTGCAGAAGTCATGATCTTGGTTATGGCTCATTGGGATGGTTAG
- a CDS encoding VapC toxin family PIN domain ribonuclease: MNVIDSSGWLSYFADEPSAENFHAPIQDIQSLIVPVITIYEVFKVVFRESGENQALQAVAAMRKGKVIELTARLAITASKLSLRLKLPMADSIILATAKDYDAVVWTRDIDFKGIAGVKYFPK, from the coding sequence ATGAATGTGATAGATTCTTCAGGCTGGCTGTCCTATTTTGCCGATGAGCCTTCAGCCGAAAATTTTCACGCGCCCATTCAGGATATACAATCGCTTATCGTTCCAGTCATCACCATTTACGAAGTGTTTAAAGTCGTTTTTCGGGAATCAGGCGAAAATCAGGCATTGCAGGCTGTGGCGGCTATGCGGAAAGGAAAAGTGATTGAACTGACAGCGAGGCTTGCGATCACAGCCTCAAAGCTGAGTTTGCGGCTCAAGCTGCCCATGGCGGACAGTATCATCCTTGCCACCGCGAAAGATTATGACGCTGTGGTCTGGACCCGGGATATTGATTTCAAGGGCATTGCGGGAGTAAAATATTTCCCAAAATAA
- a CDS encoding conserved hypothetical protein (Evidence 4 : Unknown function but conserved in other organisms): MLKKIKMWVLVALAAAAGYFLLSYHLIYMGESVQFLKKKRLTSAYTFFWAPGKSVEDILSIDTLREAGIGGLLVKAGRLDPKTRQEMESWFAEDPVYY, encoded by the coding sequence ATGCTGAAAAAAATCAAAATGTGGGTCCTTGTGGCCCTTGCCGCCGCCGCCGGATATTTTCTTTTGTCTTACCACCTCATCTATATGGGGGAAAGCGTCCAATTTTTAAAGAAAAAAAGGCTCACTTCGGCCTACACTTTTTTCTGGGCCCCGGGCAAAAGCGTGGAGGATATCCTTTCCATCGACACCCTGAGGGAGGCCGGGATCGGGGGCCTTTTGGTGAAAGCGGGCCGTCTTGATCCCAAAACCCGACAGGAGATGGAGTCGTGGTTCGCCGAAGATCCGGTGTATTATTAA
- a CDS encoding AbrB family transcriptional regulator — translation MQTVTVSPKFQVALPQNVIKSMDLKPGQKMQVIEYEGRIELIPDMDISELRGFVKGINTEFDRERDRV, via the coding sequence ATGCAAACTGTGACAGTGTCTCCAAAATTTCAAGTGGCGCTCCCCCAAAATGTCATAAAATCCATGGACCTTAAGCCCGGACAGAAAATGCAGGTTATCGAATATGAGGGAAGAATTGAGCTTATCCCTGATATGGACATTTCTGAATTACGTGGATTCGTGAAAGGCATCAACACGGAGTTTGATCGTGAACGGGACAGAGTATGA
- the purA gene encoding adenylosuccinate synthetase (Evidence 2a : Function from experimental evidences in other organisms; PubMedId : 10346917, 10364182, 10496970, 14002128, 1733940, 2061308, 2108156, 3058695, 7490761, 8961938, 9000627, 9298646; Product type e : enzyme) — translation MSNIVIIGTQWGDEGKGKIVDLLAEHADMVVRFQGGNNAGHTMVVDGEQFISHLIPSGILQGKLCLIGNGLVVDPEILIGEIDRLAEKGIDAGPDKLRISEKAHVIMPHHKEIDAARENAAAKDGKIGTTGRGIGPAYEDKAMRKGIRFTDFSDPDDFAEKAREVIGEKNFYLERYFSREKVDAEAVIARYLEYGKRLAPYIGDVSGEIHDAARDGKHILLEGAQGSHLDIDHGTYPYVTSSNTVAGNACCGTGLGPKDIGWVLGVSKAYTTRVGMGPFPSELLDADGDRLQEKGAEFGATTGRRRRCGWLDAVVARNAARLNSLDGLIITKLDVLCGFDEIKICVAYDIGGKEITNFPANIHTLSKCRPVYETLPGWAEDISQVRSFGDLPAAAIRYLERIEELTGVPIHMVSVGPGRDETIIIKNPYA, via the coding sequence ATGTCGAACATTGTCATAATCGGAACACAGTGGGGAGATGAGGGAAAAGGGAAAATAGTGGATTTGCTGGCGGAGCACGCGGATATGGTGGTCCGGTTCCAGGGCGGAAACAACGCGGGGCACACCATGGTCGTGGACGGCGAGCAGTTTATCTCCCACTTGATTCCGTCCGGCATTCTCCAGGGGAAATTATGCCTGATCGGAAACGGGCTCGTGGTGGATCCTGAGATACTCATCGGCGAAATTGATCGTCTGGCTGAAAAGGGGATCGACGCGGGCCCGGATAAGCTCAGGATCAGTGAAAAGGCCCATGTGATTATGCCGCACCACAAAGAGATCGACGCGGCCCGGGAAAACGCCGCCGCGAAAGACGGCAAAATCGGCACCACCGGAAGGGGAATCGGCCCGGCCTACGAGGACAAGGCCATGCGAAAGGGAATCCGGTTCACGGATTTTTCCGATCCGGACGACTTCGCTGAAAAGGCAAGGGAAGTGATCGGGGAGAAGAATTTTTACCTGGAGCGCTATTTCTCAAGGGAAAAGGTGGACGCGGAGGCGGTCATCGCGCGTTACCTGGAATACGGGAAACGCCTGGCTCCCTATATCGGGGACGTCTCGGGAGAAATTCACGACGCGGCCCGGGACGGCAAACACATCCTTCTCGAAGGGGCCCAGGGCTCCCATCTGGACATTGATCACGGCACCTACCCCTACGTGACCTCCTCCAACACGGTGGCCGGAAACGCCTGCTGCGGGACGGGGCTGGGTCCCAAAGACATCGGATGGGTTCTGGGCGTCAGCAAAGCCTACACCACCCGGGTGGGCATGGGCCCCTTTCCCTCGGAGCTTCTGGACGCGGACGGGGACCGGCTCCAGGAAAAAGGCGCGGAATTCGGCGCCACCACCGGGCGAAGGCGGCGGTGCGGGTGGCTGGACGCCGTGGTGGCGAGAAACGCGGCGCGTTTGAACTCCCTGGACGGCCTGATCATCACCAAGCTGGACGTGCTTTGCGGCTTCGACGAAATCAAAATCTGCGTGGCCTACGATATCGGGGGAAAAGAAATCACAAATTTCCCGGCGAACATCCACACGCTGTCCAAATGCCGGCCGGTGTATGAGACCTTGCCGGGCTGGGCCGAGGATATTTCACAGGTCAGAAGTTTCGGGGACCTGCCCGCGGCCGCCATCCGGTACCTGGAGAGAATCGAGGAGCTGACCGGGGTCCCCATTCACATGGTGTCTGTGGGGCCGGGACGGGACGAGACGATTATCATTAAAAATCCGTACGCGTAA